A region from the Triticum aestivum cultivar Chinese Spring chromosome 3D, IWGSC CS RefSeq v2.1, whole genome shotgun sequence genome encodes:
- the LOC123075122 gene encoding gibberellin 20 oxidase 3: MATLVFDAAVLSRKDDIPPQFVWPADEAPSVDGVEEIAVPVVDLAGFLAGDGAAGLRDLAAACEKHGFFQVVNHGVDPALLAKAYRCCDAFYVLPLAEKQRAQRRLGENHGYAGSFVGRFGSKLPWKETMSFNCSAAPEGARKVVDYFVGVLGEEYRDMGEVWQEYCDEMTRLALDVTDVLAACLGLGRGALRGFFAGDASQMRLNRYPPCQQPHLTLGTGPHHDPTSLTLLHQDDVGGLEVFTGGAWHAVRPRSDAFVVNIGDTFSALTNGRHISCLHRAVVNSSLTRRSLTFFLSPQLDRLVAPPAELLAIDGRPRAYPDFTWREFLEFTQKHYRSGWRTLDAFAAWINQGRKG; encoded by the exons ATGGCCACTCTCGTGTTCGACGCGGCGGTCCTGAGCCGGAAGGACGACATCCCGCCGCAGTTCGTCTGGCCAGCCGACGAGGCCCCGTCCGTCGACGGCGTGGAGGAGATCGCCGTCCCGGTCGTTGACCTCGCCGGGTTCCTCGCTGGCGACGGCGCTGCCGGCCTCCGTGACCTCGCCGCCGCGTGCGAGAAGCACGGGTTCTTCCAGGTCGTGAACCACGGCGTGGACCCGGCGCTGCTCGCCAAGGCGTACCGGTGCTGCGACGCCTTCTACGTGCTGCCCCTCGCCGAGAAGCAGCGCGCGCAGCGCCGCCTCGGCGAGAACCACGGGTACGCCGGCAGCTTCGTGGGGCGGTTCGGCAGCAAGCTCCCCTGGAAGGAGACCATGTCCTTCAACTGCTCCGCCGCGCCGGAGGGCGCCCGCAAGGTCGTCGACTACTTCGTCGGCGTCCTCGGCGAGGAGTACCGTGACATGGG AGAGGTGTGGCAGGAGTACTGCGACGAGATGACGCGCCTGGCGCTGGACGTCACGGACGTCCTGGCGGCGTGCCTGGGCCTCGGCCGCGGCGCGCTGCGCGGCTTCTTCGCCGGCGACGCCTCCCAGATGCGGCTGAACCGCTACCCGCCGTGCCAGCAGCCTCACCTGACGCTGGGCACGGGCCCGCACCACGACCCGACGTCGCTGACGCTGCTCCACCAGGACGACGTCGGCGGGCTGGAGGTGTTCACCGGCGGCGCGTGGCACGCCGTGCGGCCCCGGAGCGACGCCTTCGTCGTCAACATCGGCGACACCTTCTCCGCGCTCACCAACGGGCGCCACATCAGCTGCCTCCACCGCGCCGTCGTCAACAGCAGCCTCACCCGCAGgtcgctcaccttcttcctcagcCCGCAGCTGGACCGCCTCGTCGCGCCGCCGGCCGAGTTGCTCGCCATTGACGGCCGCCCGCGCGCGTACCCGGACTTCACTTGGCGTGAATTCCTCGAGTTCACGCAGAAGCACTACCGCTCTGGCTGGAGGACCCTGGATGCCTTCGCCGCTTGGATCAATCAGGGCCGCAAAGGCTAG